In Solobacterium moorei, a single genomic region encodes these proteins:
- a CDS encoding nitroreductase family protein, whose translation MELLDAIKQRHSVRSYLDKSIDTHVRNELCKYIEECNQEGNLHIQLIENEPQAFAKRLYHYGLFSNVKNYIALVGKEDATFNERCGYYGEKIVLKAQMLGLNTCWVGGTYKKIESVVDIKPGEKFLMIIAIGYGENQGREHKYKKVKDLSIGYPELPDWFIKGVEAVAMAPSALNQHSYRFGYRDGKVYVKKGLGFALDTDIGIAKYHFEVASGKDSTIWE comes from the coding sequence ATGGAATTATTAGATGCTATCAAGCAAAGACATTCCGTACGTTCGTACTTGGATAAGTCAATTGATACACATGTACGAAATGAATTATGTAAGTATATTGAAGAATGTAACCAAGAAGGAAACCTGCATATTCAACTGATTGAAAATGAACCACAGGCATTCGCTAAACGCTTATATCACTATGGTTTATTCTCTAATGTAAAAAACTACATCGCTCTAGTAGGGAAGGAAGATGCAACCTTCAATGAACGTTGTGGCTACTATGGAGAAAAGATCGTTCTTAAGGCACAAATGTTAGGTCTTAATACCTGCTGGGTAGGTGGTACTTATAAAAAGATTGAAAGTGTCGTAGATATCAAACCTGGTGAAAAGTTCTTGATGATTATCGCAATTGGATATGGTGAAAACCAAGGAAGAGAACATAAATATAAGAAGGTAAAAGACTTATCCATTGGCTATCCTGAACTACCGGATTGGTTTATTAAAGGGGTAGAGGCTGTAGCTATGGCACCGTCAGCTCTAAACCAGCATAGTTATCGCTTTGGTTATAGAGATGGAAAGGTATATGTTAAAAAGGGTCTTGGCTTTGCATTAGATACCGATATTGGAATTGCAAAGTATCACTTTGAAGTTGCGTCAGGTAAAGATTCCACAATCTGGGAATAA
- a CDS encoding IS1595 family transposase yields MPKTEFLTDLVFNMDNKDFELLQEVIAARNNKERYGVSNFVELAIKYNRIPSCPRCGSTDHKPSSHTPQGLHRYLCNECGCRYTLMGNSIFSSSKKDFNTWVIYLTLMTFNVPLEMTEEICDISHPTAMLWREKVFSTVDGYQEHLYLKDRVWIDETYLYDSSLLHDDGYKKRGLSKNQLCIVVAIDCHKNTYAVICGHEKPSASRIFEALKNHIASGSTLVHDGERAHDKLIKELDLKEEFYKANTHDKEYLENMALINNMCSWLKRYIYRFIGMRMTNLQSYLNWFVYLFRVKGAVELWPKMDRILRHLILFNGTYKRNT; encoded by the coding sequence ATGCCTAAAACTGAATTTTTAACTGACCTTGTTTTCAATATGGACAACAAGGACTTTGAACTACTTCAAGAGGTGATCGCTGCACGAAACAATAAGGAAAGATACGGTGTATCTAACTTTGTAGAACTGGCTATTAAGTATAATCGTATCCCATCGTGTCCTAGGTGCGGTAGCACAGATCATAAACCAAGCAGTCACACTCCACAAGGGTTACATAGATATCTGTGTAATGAGTGTGGCTGTAGATATACTTTGATGGGTAATAGTATCTTCTCTTCATCAAAGAAAGATTTTAATACATGGGTAATCTATCTTACGTTGATGACATTCAACGTACCACTCGAAATGACAGAAGAGATATGTGATATATCACACCCTACTGCTATGTTATGGAGAGAAAAGGTATTTTCTACTGTCGATGGATACCAAGAACATCTATATTTGAAAGATCGTGTATGGATAGACGAGACATATCTCTATGATAGTTCTCTACTTCATGACGATGGTTATAAGAAGAGAGGACTATCTAAGAACCAACTCTGTATCGTTGTGGCAATCGATTGTCACAAAAATACATACGCTGTTATTTGTGGTCATGAAAAGCCATCTGCTTCACGTATCTTTGAAGCGCTAAAGAATCATATCGCTTCCGGATCAACACTAGTACATGATGGCGAAAGAGCACATGACAAGCTGATAAAAGAATTAGATTTGAAAGAAGAATTCTATAAAGCCAATACACACGACAAAGAATATCTAGAGAACATGGCATTGATAAACAATATGTGCTCGTGGTTAAAAAGGTATATCTATCGCTTCATTGGGATGAGAATGACTAATCTACAATCCTATTTAAATTGGTTTGTATATCTGTTTAGAGTAAAAGGTGCAGTAGAACTGTGGCCAAAGATGGATAGAATTTTACGACATTTGATATTATTCAACGGAACATATAAGAGAAATACTTGA
- a CDS encoding methyltransferase domain-containing protein, whose translation MKLICPICKSRFTHIVHELVCENNHHFDFAKQGYINLYRSNKPFHGDNIEMVKARTAFLEKCVYAFLKEYLINLNTKLHPEVFVDLGCGEGYYTEGFIAQEKYGFDLSKDALKHASKNDKSTQYVVSSIFHLPIEDESCDVAVTCFAPATTEELQRILKPGGKFIFVTPGPKHLFEMKAVLYDTPYENIMEDINTSLTLIQDEMIENTAPLDQETLYQLFQMTPYAYKTSIEDKQRLLNIPMLDLTCQFRIRVYEKTSMQHET comes from the coding sequence ATGAAATTAATTTGTCCAATTTGTAAGTCAAGATTTACCCACATTGTTCATGAACTCGTATGTGAAAACAACCATCACTTCGATTTTGCAAAACAGGGTTATATCAATCTATATCGCTCAAACAAGCCGTTCCATGGCGATAACATAGAGATGGTAAAGGCACGTACCGCCTTTCTAGAGAAATGTGTTTACGCCTTCTTGAAGGAATATCTCATCAATCTAAATACAAAGTTACATCCAGAAGTCTTTGTCGATCTAGGTTGTGGTGAAGGCTATTACACGGAAGGTTTTATCGCACAGGAAAAATATGGTTTTGACTTATCCAAAGATGCACTAAAACACGCTTCTAAAAATGATAAATCGACACAATATGTTGTCTCTTCTATCTTCCATCTTCCAATCGAAGATGAATCCTGTGATGTAGCAGTCACTTGCTTTGCACCTGCCACAACTGAAGAATTACAGCGCATCTTAAAACCAGGTGGTAAATTTATCTTCGTTACACCTGGTCCAAAACACTTATTTGAAATGAAAGCTGTTCTCTATGATACTCCGTATGAAAATATTATGGAGGATATCAATACGAGCTTAACACTCATCCAAGATGAAATGATTGAAAATACTGCACCATTAGACCAAGAAACACTATATCAATTATTTCAAATGACACCATATGCCTATAAAACATCTATTGAGGACAAGCAACGTCTATTAAATATTCCAATGTTAGATCTTACTTGCCAGTTCCGTATTCGCGTATATGAAAAAACATCTATGCAACATGAAACATAG
- a CDS encoding TetR/AcrR family transcriptional regulator yields the protein MPENKDNEERKNEFIDAAEKLFKENGIVETTISSIVKEMDVAKGLFYYYFKSKDDVIEAISNKYNEAFNAMMQESMNKEDYTERLKQFVNNSVKSFRVLHEKLNGEDGADLSNLSVRSTLEAKNKAITDLTKLFDEGVQLGELTLDNTKYYANILISGIVELIDQGEASNDEIAFIIWDLIERAGKD from the coding sequence ATGCCTGAAAATAAAGACAACGAAGAACGAAAGAATGAGTTTATAGATGCGGCAGAAAAGTTATTTAAAGAAAATGGCATTGTAGAAACAACAATCAGTTCTATCGTAAAAGAGATGGATGTAGCAAAAGGACTATTCTACTATTACTTCAAGTCAAAAGATGATGTAATTGAAGCGATCAGTAATAAATACAACGAAGCATTTAATGCCATGATGCAGGAAAGCATGAATAAAGAGGATTATACAGAACGTTTAAAACAGTTCGTGAATAACTCAGTGAAGTCTTTCCGCGTATTACACGAAAAACTCAATGGCGAAGATGGTGCGGATCTTTCTAACTTAAGTGTTAGATCTACCTTGGAAGCGAAGAATAAAGCAATTACAGATTTAACAAAGCTATTTGATGAAGGCGTACAACTTGGTGAGCTAACATTAGATAACACGAAGTATTACGCAAATATCTTGATTAGTGGTATTGTCGAATTAATTGACCAAGGTGAAGCTAGTAACGATGAAATCGCATTTATTATTTGGGACCTCATTGAAAGGGCCGGAAAGGACTAA
- the queA gene encoding tRNA preQ1(34) S-adenosylmethionine ribosyltransferase-isomerase QueA, whose translation MKWKTSDFDYNLPEELIAQTPLLDRSSSRMLVIHNTEKKYEDKHFYDIVDYLHAGDVLVRNNTRVIPARLFGTKEETGAHVELLLLRQLPDDVWECLVGNAKVVKLGAIISFHDGRLRAECVEIGEKGLRKMRMIYDGIFNEILDELGNVPLPPYIKEKLNDPERYQTVYAKVRGSAAAPTAGLHFTDEIFTKLKEKGVTVIDVTLHVGLGTFRPMDTEDVEDHDMHSEVYYMSKEAADTLNVAKVNGQRIFAIGTTSVRTLESVWNRFGKFEECSGETKLFIYPGYQWHTIDGMLTNFHLPKSTLIMMISSFVGYEFTLEAYRHAVQGKYRFFSFGDCMLITNE comes from the coding sequence ATGAAATGGAAAACAAGTGATTTTGATTACAACTTACCAGAAGAACTAATTGCGCAAACCCCACTGCTTGATCGCAGCTCTTCTCGTATGCTTGTCATTCACAATACAGAAAAGAAATATGAAGACAAGCACTTCTACGATATTGTAGATTACCTGCATGCAGGTGATGTTCTAGTACGTAATAATACCCGTGTTATCCCTGCTAGATTATTTGGCACAAAGGAAGAAACAGGCGCACACGTTGAATTACTCTTACTTAGACAGCTTCCTGATGATGTTTGGGAGTGTCTTGTTGGTAATGCAAAGGTCGTTAAACTTGGTGCTATCATTTCCTTCCACGATGGACGTTTACGTGCAGAATGCGTTGAAATAGGCGAAAAAGGTTTACGTAAGATGCGTATGATTTATGATGGTATCTTCAATGAAATTCTAGATGAATTAGGAAACGTACCACTACCACCATATATTAAAGAGAAGTTAAATGACCCAGAACGCTACCAGACGGTATATGCCAAGGTAAGAGGTTCTGCCGCAGCCCCTACTGCCGGTCTACACTTTACAGATGAAATCTTTACCAAGCTTAAAGAAAAAGGTGTTACGGTCATTGATGTAACACTACATGTTGGTTTAGGTACCTTCAGGCCGATGGATACAGAAGATGTAGAAGACCATGACATGCATAGTGAAGTTTACTATATGTCCAAGGAAGCTGCGGATACATTAAACGTAGCTAAGGTAAATGGTCAACGAATCTTTGCGATTGGCACAACATCCGTACGTACACTTGAGTCCGTATGGAATCGCTTTGGTAAGTTTGAAGAATGTTCTGGTGAGACAAAACTATTTATCTACCCAGGATACCAGTGGCATACAATCGATGGTATGTTAACAAACTTTCACCTACCAAAATCAACATTGATTATGATGATTTCGTCCTTTGTAGGATATGAATTTACACTAGAAGCCTACCGCCATGCAGTACAAGGGAAATACCGTTTCTTCTCCTTCGGCGATTGTATGTTAATCACCAATGAATGA
- a CDS encoding zinc dependent phospholipase C family protein, giving the protein MPAATTHVEFAKDVLRTMDEAHASIITNKGMFYLGSQGPDMLFFSRASLLPGSLKKYGDLMHDEKCAEFIKYFDKYSENDSDLRSYFYGFLCHYALDSTAHPLINAVARDTHIQTGLHEGSAHVISEANIDVWMLHQRGRREQSYDVFKYMKIDKVSKSKLGLMYAGMFQNVFNLEIKPSLCAESATEIVRYTKFLYPTKLKYDLLCALEKQMKIPPVLSGMVLYNKNDFKVVNLEHKSYPLRYDLSREIHASFPELYGKAINFAKRLIDTRSPEDFRINFNGEPYQE; this is encoded by the coding sequence ATGCCAGCTGCAACGACACATGTTGAATTTGCGAAGGATGTACTTCGCACAATGGATGAAGCACATGCAAGCATTATAACAAATAAAGGAATGTTTTATCTCGGCTCCCAAGGCCCAGATATGCTATTCTTCTCAAGAGCTTCCCTTTTACCAGGATCCCTTAAAAAATATGGTGATTTAATGCATGATGAAAAGTGTGCTGAGTTCATCAAATACTTTGATAAGTATAGTGAAAATGATTCTGATCTTAGAAGCTACTTCTATGGTTTCTTGTGCCACTATGCTTTGGATTCCACTGCACATCCATTAATCAATGCAGTCGCAAGAGATACACATATTCAAACAGGTTTACATGAAGGTTCTGCTCACGTCATTAGTGAAGCCAATATTGATGTATGGATGTTGCATCAGCGTGGAAGAAGGGAACAATCCTATGATGTATTCAAATATATGAAGATTGATAAAGTATCTAAGTCCAAACTTGGATTAATGTATGCAGGAATGTTCCAAAATGTATTCAATCTTGAGATTAAACCTAGCCTATGTGCAGAATCTGCTACAGAAATTGTTCGTTATACAAAGTTCTTATATCCAACAAAGCTAAAATATGACTTATTATGTGCACTAGAAAAACAAATGAAAATACCACCCGTTTTATCCGGTATGGTACTATACAACAAGAATGATTTTAAGGTAGTGAACCTTGAACATAAATCCTATCCACTTCGTTACGACCTAAGTCGAGAGATTCATGCGTCATTTCCAGAATTATATGGTAAGGCAATTAATTTTGCCAAACGATTAATTGATACACGTAGTCCTGAAGACTTCCGTATCAACTTCAATGGCGAACCATACCAAGAGTAA
- a CDS encoding InlB B-repeat-containing protein, with product MKKIRVISFLCALLMVCSICVTTISTAVFADSSTPTTQPVPTTRTYTVRHIRQTLSGSYEDESLAEYETLTGNVGDMTQAIANRTYPGFQALIPEQVQIAPSGDITVSVYYARKKLTTYFHTGDPAQDFHLTYLYESTQTQPAQPTIPGKVFIRWAYQDSTGALQTWNAGIQPAEDMHVYAEYDIPFQSTYIVNYWYQNATDEVSYTDAQKTYSLFSTETKTQNVNSAVVYNGPQYDTTYRKYNQAKTDAENATKLVLADGSTVVNVYYDRPVMTITLVYYNFTTNTEERRESYQGIYGHKTDGIFSIDLTYLWSAPNSASSHYGKTPPTFTEQQFFNVDPYHLEFHARKLAVAPSAKKIHVIYHGQNPDGTWSRNPNNRISDIDTLTYSKFSVYFPNTATFNYSYYYWTNGVDEYTTDVNASNPDLTAYTGGSLIVVYNNNQVVNDYDGDGQTYMHLYKTRNKYNLHLENTDGTVLNLYYGEPLSNYQNILNNPVKPSNVPSHYVFTGWYTTDTFQEGTKLKENATMSSRDHFLYARWEEPRINVTVVSNGATSLLPTTVTIPMMSSVRKDIPNIPSKDGYWFDGWYKDPAFTQPFDINESIAYDMTIYAKWVNRKPTNWRIRYIDDQGRVLAQEDTGNDNLFTVLFRYGKLIPDYAVDYESKNLTLSSDQMNLLDFIYTYRVKTNWVTEDGTPIKERVYGTFGPEVFDGYVYVSSNTAVNGDTTHVYRWVGISTPKTADYSQMVWYMSVLCLSSLAVISIAYMKKSYR from the coding sequence ATGAAGAAAATCAGAGTGATTAGTTTTCTTTGTGCTCTGCTGATGGTATGTAGCATTTGTGTGACCACAATTTCTACTGCAGTATTCGCAGATTCATCAACACCTACAACACAACCAGTTCCAACGACTAGAACTTATACCGTTCGCCATATTCGTCAGACATTGTCTGGCAGCTATGAAGACGAATCCTTGGCAGAATATGAAACTCTTACAGGTAATGTGGGGGATATGACACAGGCAATCGCCAATCGAACATATCCTGGGTTTCAAGCTCTGATTCCTGAACAGGTACAGATAGCACCAAGTGGAGATATTACGGTTTCTGTTTATTATGCAAGAAAGAAGTTAACGACATATTTTCATACAGGTGATCCAGCACAAGATTTCCATTTAACATATTTATACGAAAGTACACAGACACAACCAGCTCAACCAACGATTCCAGGCAAGGTATTTATTCGTTGGGCATATCAGGATAGCACAGGTGCTTTACAGACATGGAATGCTGGGATACAACCGGCAGAGGATATGCATGTCTATGCAGAGTATGATATTCCATTCCAATCGACATATATTGTTAATTATTGGTATCAAAACGCAACGGATGAAGTATCGTATACAGATGCACAAAAGACTTATTCCTTATTTAGTACTGAAACAAAGACACAGAATGTAAATAGTGCGGTTGTCTATAACGGTCCACAATATGATACGACCTATCGTAAATATAATCAGGCAAAGACAGATGCAGAGAATGCGACAAAGCTAGTCTTAGCAGATGGTTCAACGGTAGTAAATGTCTACTATGATCGTCCAGTGATGACAATCACACTTGTGTATTACAACTTCACGACAAATACAGAAGAGCGACGTGAGTCATATCAAGGAATCTATGGACATAAGACAGATGGTATTTTTAGCATTGACCTAACCTATCTATGGTCTGCGCCAAATAGTGCAAGTTCTCACTATGGTAAAACACCACCTACCTTTACAGAACAACAATTCTTTAATGTTGATCCATATCATTTGGAATTCCATGCTAGAAAATTAGCAGTAGCTCCAAGTGCAAAGAAGATTCATGTAATCTATCACGGGCAAAATCCTGATGGTACATGGTCAAGAAATCCAAATAATCGTATTTCGGATATAGATACACTTACTTACAGTAAGTTTAGCGTATATTTTCCTAATACAGCCACATTTAACTATTCATATTATTATTGGACAAATGGGGTAGATGAGTATACGACAGATGTTAATGCGTCCAACCCTGATTTAACTGCATATACAGGTGGTTCACTGATTGTTGTATATAACAATAATCAAGTGGTAAACGACTATGATGGTGATGGCCAAACATATATGCACTTATATAAAACACGTAATAAGTACAATCTCCACCTAGAAAATACAGATGGAACAGTACTAAATCTTTATTATGGAGAGCCATTATCCAACTACCAAAATATCCTAAATAATCCAGTTAAGCCAAGCAATGTACCATCACACTATGTATTTACGGGTTGGTATACAACTGATACATTCCAAGAGGGTACTAAGTTGAAAGAAAACGCAACAATGTCTAGCCGTGACCATTTTCTATACGCAAGATGGGAAGAACCAAGGATAAATGTTACGGTTGTTAGTAATGGTGCTACATCTCTACTCCCTACAACTGTAACGATTCCAATGATGTCTAGTGTTCGTAAAGATATTCCAAATATTCCTTCTAAAGATGGATATTGGTTTGATGGATGGTATAAAGACCCAGCATTTACGCAACCTTTTGATATCAATGAATCGATTGCATATGATATGACAATCTACGCAAAATGGGTTAATCGTAAGCCGACAAACTGGAGAATCCGCTATATCGACGATCAAGGAAGAGTTCTTGCGCAGGAAGATACAGGAAATGATAACCTATTTACAGTACTCTTTAGATATGGAAAGTTGATTCCAGATTATGCAGTGGATTATGAAAGTAAGAACCTAACACTTTCGTCTGACCAGATGAATCTATTAGATTTTATCTACACATACCGTGTCAAGACAAATTGGGTAACAGAAGATGGTACACCAATTAAGGAAAGAGTTTATGGAACATTTGGTCCAGAAGTATTTGATGGATATGTATATGTTTCTTCAAATACAGCTGTAAATGGTGATACTACTCATGTCTATCGATGGGTAGGTATCTCTACACCAAAGACGGCTGATTATAGCCAAATGGTTTGGTATATGTCTGTCCTATGTCTTTCTTCACTAGCAGTGATATCCATTGCCTATATGAAGAAGTCTTATCGATAA
- the tgt gene encoding tRNA guanosine(34) transglycosylase Tgt gives MKQPVTFEITHICKQSGARTGILHTPHGDVETPMFMPVGTQATVKFVSPEELKDLGSGVVLANTYHLWLRPGEDIVDQAGGVQKFMNYKGPMLTDSGGFQVFSLADQRKITEEGVTFKNTLNGDTLFLSPEKSIQIQNKIGADIMMSFDECIPYPATREYVEKSTERTLRWALRGKQAHSRPEEQALFGIVQGGDYEDLRRYCAEKLIEMDFPGYAIGGTSVGEDKETMYRMVKWASDALPFDKPRYLMGVGAVNDLLEAVSRNVDMCDCVLPTRIARHGTLMTSEGRISIRKAIYKNDFTPLDSECDCYTCRNYTKAYLNHLQRTNEGFGTRLMSIHNLRFLVKLMEDARKAIKEDRFNDFKEETLAKMKFDHRGF, from the coding sequence ATGAAACAACCAGTCACCTTTGAAATTACACATATCTGTAAACAATCCGGTGCCCGTACGGGTATTTTACACACACCACATGGGGATGTAGAGACACCAATGTTTATGCCTGTCGGTACACAAGCAACCGTTAAATTCGTATCCCCAGAAGAATTAAAAGATTTAGGCTCTGGTGTTGTACTTGCCAATACCTATCATTTATGGCTAAGACCAGGTGAAGATATCGTTGATCAAGCGGGTGGAGTTCAGAAGTTTATGAACTATAAAGGCCCTATGTTAACAGATAGTGGAGGATTCCAAGTATTCTCCCTCGCAGATCAGCGTAAGATTACAGAAGAAGGTGTTACCTTTAAGAATACACTCAACGGAGATACACTCTTCCTCTCCCCAGAAAAATCCATTCAAATTCAAAATAAGATTGGCGCAGACATCATGATGTCCTTTGATGAATGTATCCCTTACCCCGCAACGCGTGAATACGTTGAAAAGAGTACAGAGAGAACATTGCGTTGGGCACTACGTGGTAAACAAGCACACAGCCGTCCTGAAGAACAGGCACTCTTTGGTATTGTCCAAGGGGGTGACTACGAAGATCTTCGTAGATATTGTGCTGAAAAGTTAATTGAGATGGACTTTCCAGGATATGCGATTGGTGGCACATCAGTAGGCGAAGACAAAGAGACGATGTATCGTATGGTGAAGTGGGCATCCGATGCCTTACCATTTGATAAACCAAGATACCTGATGGGTGTTGGTGCAGTCAATGACTTGTTAGAAGCTGTTAGTCGTAACGTTGATATGTGTGATTGCGTATTACCTACTCGCATCGCAAGACACGGAACACTCATGACTAGTGAAGGAAGAATCTCTATCCGTAAGGCTATCTATAAGAATGACTTTACACCACTCGATTCAGAATGTGATTGTTATACATGTCGTAACTATACCAAAGCATACCTCAATCACCTCCAACGTACCAACGAAGGATTTGGTACGCGCCTGATGTCCATCCATAACTTGCGTTTCTTAGTGAAGCTCATGGAAGACGCAAGAAAAGCAATTAAGGAAGACCGCTTTAATGACTTCAAAGAGGAAACTCTTGCGAAGATGAAATTTGACCACAGAGGATTTTAA
- a CDS encoding helix-turn-helix domain-containing protein gives MKKTIQDSMRLMTYQMRKLRINHHMTQKQMADILNVSAQSISAYENGVIRPDIEIIMKYADYFKVDMDYLTGVNLYGPINDVFPTQTEAQMFMAYRRRPAWMRKVIRELCFNGTKFRTQDEESDYTTLLSDHEGEYQ, from the coding sequence ATGAAGAAAACAATACAAGATTCTATGCGATTGATGACATACCAGATGAGAAAATTACGTATCAATCATCATATGACCCAAAAACAAATGGCAGATATTTTAAATGTTTCAGCACAATCGATTTCTGCGTATGAAAATGGTGTGATTCGACCAGATATCGAAATCATTATGAAATACGCAGACTATTTTAAAGTGGATATGGATTATCTAACAGGTGTCAATCTATATGGACCGATCAATGATGTATTTCCAACGCAGACGGAAGCACAAATGTTTATGGCATATCGTAGAAGACCTGCTTGGATGCGAAAGGTGATACGGGAGCTTTGTTTTAATGGAACGAAGTTTCGTACACAAGATGAAGAGTCGGATTATACAACTTTGTTAAGTGATCATGAAGGTGAATATCAATAA
- a CDS encoding epoxyqueuosine reductase QueH, which yields MNEKEKEAYIAYLKNRKSSTKTNYYVESLKEMKNIKANTNEKPKLLLHACCIVCACWPLEFLHEVFDVTIMYNNSNIWPASEYDMRLSDMKRYLDERWHGEIKLVIEPYNYDAFDQKLLAKRKDDPEGWLRCFSCYTERMNAAFAYADENGYDYFTTVMTFSRQKDSQKLNEIGRSLQQKYSHTKYFYSDFKKGNSQQHSTEISDAYCLYRQDYCGCKYSYDSRKKDKCDS from the coding sequence ATGAATGAGAAAGAAAAAGAAGCCTATATTGCCTATTTAAAGAATCGTAAATCTTCCACGAAGACCAACTACTATGTTGAGTCTCTTAAAGAGATGAAAAACATCAAAGCTAACACGAATGAAAAGCCAAAATTACTCTTGCATGCATGTTGTATTGTATGCGCATGCTGGCCATTGGAATTCCTTCACGAAGTCTTTGATGTAACGATTATGTATAACAACTCCAACATCTGGCCAGCCTCAGAATACGACATGCGTTTATCTGATATGAAACGGTATCTGGATGAAAGATGGCATGGAGAAATCAAACTGGTAATAGAGCCTTATAACTATGATGCTTTTGATCAAAAGCTTTTGGCGAAGCGTAAAGATGATCCAGAGGGATGGCTACGTTGTTTCTCGTGTTATACAGAGCGAATGAACGCAGCGTTCGCCTACGCAGATGAAAATGGCTATGACTACTTCACTACTGTCATGACCTTCTCACGTCAAAAAGATTCTCAAAAGCTCAATGAAATCGGCCGATCGCTTCAACAGAAATATTCCCACACGAAATATTTCTACTCCGATTTCAAAAAAGGAAATAGCCAACAACATTCTACAGAAATCTCTGATGCGTATTGTCTATACCGCCAAGATTACTGCGGTTGTAAGTATTCCTATGATTCCCGAAAAAAAGATAAGTGCGACTCCTAA
- a CDS encoding ArsR/SmtB family transcription factor — translation MKLVNPEAVEKCKVNMICEADVDDMSLIFDMFSDSTRLKIMNALFVSELCVGDLAALLQMSTSAISHQLSSLKKTKLVKTKKIGKNVYYSMADEHIEKIYQMTYEHIKEDD, via the coding sequence ATGAAATTAGTAAATCCTGAAGCAGTTGAAAAATGTAAGGTGAATATGATCTGCGAAGCGGATGTAGATGATATGAGTCTTATCTTTGATATGTTTAGTGATAGTACTAGATTAAAGATTATGAATGCACTCTTTGTCAGTGAACTCTGTGTTGGTGATTTAGCTGCACTATTACAGATGAGTACTAGTGCTATCAGTCATCAATTATCTTCGTTGAAGAAAACAAAACTAGTGAAGACAAAGAAGATTGGCAAGAATGTCTATTATTCTATGGCAGATGAACATATTGAAAAGATTTACCAGATGACATACGAGCACATTAAAGAAGATGACTAA
- a CDS encoding 3'-5' exonuclease, with product MTKIVAIDFETANNQMASVCSVGVAVMEDGVVIDHYYSLIKPEENVSYFSPYNIRVHGITAKNVEAAPAFSEIYRELTGYFEDAVLVAHNARFDMNCLKQTCLNTGKKIHVLEYFDTVELCKRVFSNLKHHRLNDVCDYIGIELDHHNALSDANGCLEIVMAVMNLVGEYDIYQLLERCQTKLYQL from the coding sequence ATGACTAAAATTGTAGCGATTGACTTTGAAACAGCCAATAACCAAATGGCGAGTGTTTGTTCGGTTGGTGTTGCGGTAATGGAAGATGGGGTAGTCATTGATCACTATTACTCTTTGATTAAACCAGAAGAAAACGTTAGTTATTTTTCGCCTTACAATATTCGTGTTCATGGCATTACTGCAAAAAATGTAGAAGCTGCGCCTGCATTTTCAGAAATCTATCGTGAGTTAACGGGATATTTTGAAGATGCAGTTCTTGTAGCACATAATGCTAGATTTGATATGAACTGCTTAAAACAAACTTGTTTGAATACAGGTAAGAAGATTCATGTATTAGAATATTTTGATACAGTAGAATTATGTAAACGCGTCTTTTCAAATCTCAAGCATCATCGTCTCAATGATGTATGTGACTATATTGGAATTGAGCTGGACCACCATAATGCATTAAGTGATGCGAATGGTTGTTTGGAAATTGTCATGGCAGTGATGAATCTAGTTGGAGAATATGATATTTATCAATTATTAGAACGTTGTCAAACAAAACTTTATCAGTTATAA